A genomic window from Elaeis guineensis isolate ETL-2024a chromosome 3, EG11, whole genome shotgun sequence includes:
- the LOC140856430 gene encoding calmodulin-like isoform X1, with product MDILTEEQISEFQEAFCLFDKDGDGCITLEELATVIRSLGQNPTEEELQDMISEVDANGNGTIEFGEFLSLMARKMKETDAEEELKEAFKVFDKDQNGYISANELRNVMINLGEKLTDEEVEQMIREADIDGDGQVNYEEFVRMMMAA from the exons ATGGATATCCTGACAGAGGAGCAGATCTCTGAGTTCCAAGAGGCCTTCTGCCTCTTTGACAAGGATGGAGAtg GCTGCATCACACTGGAAGAACTGGCTACTGTCATCCGATCATTGGGCCAGAACCCCACTGAAGAAGAGCTGCAGGATATGATCAGTGAGGTTGATGCAAATGGGAATGGTACCATAGAATTTGGAGAGTTCTTGAGCCTAATGGCTAGGAAAATGAAG GagactgatgctgaagaagagttgAAAGAAGCCTTTAAGGTCTTCGATAAGGACCAAAATGGGTACATCTCAGCCAATGAG CTGAGGAATGTGATGATCAATCTTGGGGAGAAACTGACTGATGAAGAGGTTGAGCAGATGATCAGGGAAGCAGATATAGATGGTGATGGACAGGTGAATTATGAGGAGTTCGTGCGGATGATGATGGCTGCCTAA
- the LOC140856430 gene encoding calmodulin-like isoform X2, with protein MDILTEEQISEFQEAFCLFDKDGDGCITLEELATVIRSLGQNPTEEELQDMISEVDANGNGTIEFGEFLSLMARKMKETDAEEELKEAFKVFDKDQNGYISANEGLENFEAKTSSKMTKPFSSAGWHPLLRACL; from the exons ATGGATATCCTGACAGAGGAGCAGATCTCTGAGTTCCAAGAGGCCTTCTGCCTCTTTGACAAGGATGGAGAtg GCTGCATCACACTGGAAGAACTGGCTACTGTCATCCGATCATTGGGCCAGAACCCCACTGAAGAAGAGCTGCAGGATATGATCAGTGAGGTTGATGCAAATGGGAATGGTACCATAGAATTTGGAGAGTTCTTGAGCCTAATGGCTAGGAAAATGAAG GagactgatgctgaagaagagttgAAAGAAGCCTTTAAGGTCTTCGATAAGGACCAAAATGGGTACATCTCAGCCAATGAG GGATTGGAAAATTTTGAAGCTAAGACATCTTCAAAAATGACAAAACCCTTTAGCTCAGCTGGTTGGCACCCTCTCCTCAGGGCATGTCTATAG